The following proteins come from a genomic window of Solwaraspora sp. WMMA2065:
- a CDS encoding helix-turn-helix transcriptional regulator, which translates to MRDLARAASAVDSVGISMAASITAGDSSYGEVAADMAIGNAGKDHEVGMIKSQVIAEARRALGRQLAAYREAAGLIQEQLAPLIHYGRSTIANAETGYSICSRTFWERCDAELNAHGVLLRSYDEFKALTRGQRAAAAEQVKDDRLAKLRRLQDHSSGTSGVGTVGEPSDVPLQRIPEPSSFAESRPDEPWGRLAYFMQHPDQLDEPTVEHLEWYTCEMFRREEHLPSGDLTRHLQAHIMRLNHLLTGPPVRFQRRLLMAAGEALALAGWLAWDLRDFAEADRLLGAASDAAHQAGDGPLLACVLAYRSYAAEADGDTGNARELLVAAQRYARSPESATTRAWLAAREAEINATLTDEMPALRALDRAMTAYDYARPHNERSWTAFLTPTRLGSMSITTHARLDHADLDAVTDSVIASLEATDFKKVIVLADVSAAAIQRGRYDQGAALGHEALDHTGARKTRLISQRVHGLRQLIRDKSDVPALAELDDRLLTHVA; encoded by the coding sequence ATGCGTGATCTGGCGCGGGCAGCGTCAGCTGTGGACAGCGTTGGTATATCGATGGCAGCATCGATCACTGCCGGAGATAGTTCGTACGGGGAAGTGGCAGCGGATATGGCAATCGGTAACGCCGGTAAGGATCATGAGGTCGGCATGATCAAATCGCAGGTGATCGCCGAAGCGCGGAGAGCGCTGGGACGGCAGCTCGCCGCCTACCGGGAGGCCGCCGGGCTCATCCAAGAACAACTCGCCCCTTTGATCCACTACGGTCGCAGCACGATCGCCAACGCCGAAACTGGCTATTCGATCTGCAGCCGTACCTTCTGGGAACGGTGTGACGCGGAGCTGAACGCGCATGGCGTGCTGCTCCGCAGCTACGACGAGTTCAAAGCACTCACGCGCGGACAGCGAGCTGCGGCCGCCGAGCAGGTGAAGGATGACCGGCTCGCCAAGCTGCGGCGGTTGCAAGATCATTCGAGTGGGACCTCCGGCGTTGGCACGGTAGGCGAACCATCCGATGTGCCTCTCCAGCGGATACCGGAGCCCTCGTCGTTCGCCGAGAGCCGGCCGGACGAGCCCTGGGGCCGTCTCGCGTACTTCATGCAGCATCCAGATCAACTGGACGAGCCCACCGTCGAACACCTTGAGTGGTACACCTGCGAGATGTTCCGCCGCGAGGAGCACCTGCCGAGCGGAGATCTGACCAGGCACCTGCAAGCGCACATCATGCGTCTGAATCACCTGCTCACCGGGCCGCCTGTGCGATTCCAGCGCCGGTTGCTGATGGCGGCCGGCGAGGCGCTGGCCCTGGCCGGCTGGCTCGCCTGGGATCTGAGGGACTTCGCCGAAGCGGACCGTCTCCTCGGTGCCGCGTCAGATGCGGCGCACCAGGCCGGAGACGGACCGCTGCTCGCCTGTGTCCTGGCCTACCGCAGCTACGCCGCCGAAGCAGACGGCGACACTGGAAACGCCCGCGAACTGCTCGTCGCGGCCCAGCGCTATGCGCGCAGCCCAGAAAGTGCCACCACGCGGGCATGGCTGGCAGCACGCGAAGCCGAGATCAACGCCACTCTGACGGACGAGATGCCCGCGCTGCGGGCGCTCGACCGGGCGATGACGGCCTACGATTACGCCCGTCCTCACAATGAACGTTCGTGGACCGCCTTCCTGACGCCGACACGTCTGGGCAGCATGTCGATCACCACGCATGCCCGGCTGGACCATGCCGATCTTGATGCGGTCACGGACTCGGTCATCGCCTCGCTGGAGGCGACAGACTTCAAGAAGGTCATCGTCCTCGCGGACGTGTCCGCTGCGGCTATCCAGCGCGGACGTTACGACCAAGGTGCGGCGCTCGGCCACGAGGCTCTTGACCACACAGGAGCAAGGAAGACCCGCCTGATTAGCCAGCGGGTGCACGGCTTGCGTCAGCTGATCCGGGACAAGTCCGATGTCCCGGCGCTCGCCGAGCTTGACGACCGGCTCCTGACCCACGTGGCGTGA
- the cutA gene encoding divalent-cation tolerance protein CutA has translation MSSQQHCHVVTATDSRTVAEALADSAVAARLAASAQIAGPIRSTYRWQGEVVAAEEWRVTFRTTITRYADLEEHIRARHNYEVPGIVCVPIVAGFAPYLQWIVAETQER, from the coding sequence ATGTCCAGTCAGCAGCATTGCCACGTCGTCACGGCTACCGATTCCCGTACGGTGGCCGAAGCGCTGGCCGATTCTGCCGTCGCGGCGCGGCTGGCTGCTTCCGCTCAGATCGCCGGCCCGATCAGGAGCACCTACAGGTGGCAGGGCGAGGTGGTGGCCGCCGAGGAGTGGCGGGTGACGTTCAGGACCACGATCACCCGGTACGCGGACTTGGAGGAGCACATCCGGGCGCGTCACAACTACGAGGTGCCCGGCATCGTGTGTGTGCCGATCGTCGCCGGATTCGCACCGTACCTGCAGTGGATTGTCGCCGAGACGCAGGAGCGCTGA
- a CDS encoding Imm1 family immunity protein — protein sequence MKVNWAYDKGGLRERHSTTSIDAADLGSLLREIHDRAEPVVVTIYPEPPTDPDELPPGLQIGLGHPIHAFVAHISDNGYHLAASDVRPPAGGISFDFGGVPTEYPAEHLRLRPEAAIAAAVTYLQTGGAPPTLPT from the coding sequence ATGAAAGTGAACTGGGCATACGACAAGGGCGGCCTCCGGGAGCGCCACAGCACCACATCAATAGACGCCGCTGACTTGGGCTCCCTGCTGCGCGAGATCCACGACCGGGCCGAGCCCGTTGTCGTGACCATCTACCCCGAGCCACCCACTGACCCCGACGAGCTGCCACCCGGCCTGCAGATCGGACTCGGCCACCCCATCCACGCGTTCGTCGCCCATATCTCGGACAACGGCTACCACCTCGCCGCCTCGGACGTCAGACCCCCGGCGGGTGGCATCAGTTTCGACTTCGGCGGCGTCCCCACGGAGTATCCCGCCGAACACCTCCGCCTCCGACCGGAGGCAGCCATCGCAGCAGCGGTCACATATCTCCAGACCGGAGGCGCGCCGCCGACCCTGCCAACTTGA
- a CDS encoding NAD-dependent epimerase/dehydratase family protein, producing the protein MRLLILGGTWFLGRHLAERALAAGWAVTTFNRGSSAADAPGVSAVHGDRENPDDLHRLADHGPWDAVIDTIGYVPNQVLAAASALAPVVGHYVYLSTVNVYTGWPDQPLDEDSPVFDCPPDAGADFGADLGYAGQYGALKAGCEQAVTATVGTDKTTILRPGVILGRYEYVGRLTWWLARAARGGQLLVPAPAARPIQPIDVRDVADFALRCARHGTSGTFNITAPPGHATFADLVTGCIAATGSDAEPVWADPDWLTAHGVEQWTGLPLWRTHGGVWAVDSSRAQAAGLRCVPLTATIDDTWAWLTEGGSWIVGEGEAARAADHGLPQDRERELLTEWQRSSNAIA; encoded by the coding sequence ATGCGGCTGCTGATCCTGGGCGGGACCTGGTTCCTCGGACGCCACCTGGCCGAGCGGGCACTCGCCGCCGGCTGGGCGGTCACCACCTTCAACCGGGGCTCGTCAGCAGCCGACGCGCCTGGGGTCTCTGCTGTCCACGGCGACCGGGAGAACCCCGACGACCTCCACCGGCTGGCCGACCACGGCCCGTGGGACGCCGTGATCGACACCATCGGCTACGTCCCGAACCAGGTCCTGGCCGCCGCGTCGGCGCTGGCCCCCGTCGTCGGGCACTACGTCTACCTGTCCACTGTCAACGTCTACACCGGTTGGCCGGACCAGCCGCTCGACGAGGACTCCCCTGTCTTCGACTGCCCACCGGACGCCGGAGCTGACTTCGGGGCAGACCTCGGCTACGCCGGCCAGTACGGCGCGCTCAAAGCCGGCTGCGAACAGGCGGTGACAGCGACTGTCGGCACCGATAAAACGACGATCCTGCGCCCCGGTGTGATCCTCGGCCGCTACGAGTACGTAGGCCGGCTCACCTGGTGGCTGGCTCGCGCCGCCCGAGGCGGTCAGCTACTCGTGCCCGCCCCGGCGGCACGACCGATTCAGCCGATCGACGTACGCGACGTGGCTGACTTCGCCCTGCGCTGCGCCCGCCACGGCACCTCAGGCACCTTCAACATCACCGCCCCGCCAGGGCACGCCACATTCGCGGACCTGGTCACCGGCTGTATCGCGGCGACCGGATCGGACGCCGAGCCGGTCTGGGCCGACCCCGACTGGCTGACCGCACACGGCGTCGAGCAGTGGACCGGCCTGCCGCTGTGGCGTACCCACGGCGGTGTGTGGGCCGTCGACAGCTCACGGGCACAGGCCGCCGGGCTACGCTGCGTACCTCTGACGGCGACCATCGACGACACCTGGGCGTGGCTGACCGAGGGCGGCAGTTGGATAGTTGGCGAAGGCGAAGCGGCCCGCGCCGCCGACCACGGACTGCCGCAAGACCGCGAGCGCGAACTGCTGACCGAGTGGCAGCGCAGCTCAAACGCCATCGCATGA
- a CDS encoding GNAT family N-acetyltransferase: MLTVRAATVADVEPLGELLAQSCVVDPVVAWLISDHALRYLTMHRFFTAELEFGVRHGIVDVVGHCDGVAIWYPHPADRLLGAEHQRRRLRSCGDRHGPYAHYTFTAGRLEPTGRHHHLAFLAAAPWLRRQGIGSTLLAAHHARLDRIGMPAVVEASSQRQRKFYERHGYRVVRVAHLPAGGPPLSAMRRSGDPVDQPPMAAALRVG; this comes from the coding sequence ATGCTGACCGTACGGGCGGCGACGGTCGCCGACGTGGAGCCGTTGGGGGAGTTGTTGGCGCAGTCGTGTGTGGTGGACCCGGTGGTGGCGTGGCTGATCAGCGACCACGCGTTGCGCTATCTGACGATGCACCGGTTCTTCACCGCTGAGTTGGAGTTCGGTGTCCGGCACGGGATCGTGGACGTGGTGGGGCACTGCGACGGGGTGGCGATCTGGTATCCGCATCCGGCGGACCGGCTGCTGGGTGCGGAGCATCAGCGGCGCAGGTTGCGGTCCTGTGGTGACCGGCATGGCCCGTACGCGCACTACACGTTCACCGCCGGCCGGCTGGAGCCGACCGGCCGACACCACCACCTGGCGTTCCTGGCGGCGGCACCCTGGCTGAGACGCCAGGGCATCGGGTCGACGCTACTCGCGGCGCATCATGCCCGGCTGGACCGGATCGGCATGCCGGCGGTGGTCGAGGCCAGCAGCCAACGACAGCGGAAGTTCTACGAACGCCACGGTTACCGCGTCGTCCGCGTGGCGCACCTGCCGGCGGGCGGGCCGCCGCTGTCGGCGATGCGCCGCTCCGGCGACCCGGTCGACCAACCGCCCATGGCCGCAGCGCTGCGTGTCGGCTGA
- a CDS encoding helix-turn-helix domain-containing protein produces MKGYHTRWTVPDEHRASPEYVEAGARIALGQAVYDRRVALGLSQAELAARAGTTQTVISRLEGGAVTPTLPLLHRLAGALEGELDIKITGTSTRAEFPLAS; encoded by the coding sequence ATGAAGGGATACCACACCAGGTGGACTGTTCCGGACGAGCACCGGGCGAGCCCTGAGTACGTCGAGGCTGGCGCCCGCATCGCCCTCGGGCAGGCCGTTTACGATCGTCGGGTCGCGCTCGGCCTGAGCCAGGCCGAGCTCGCCGCTCGGGCTGGCACCACACAGACAGTGATCTCGCGGTTGGAAGGTGGCGCGGTCACGCCGACGCTTCCACTGCTGCATCGCCTGGCCGGGGCATTGGAAGGCGAGCTGGACATCAAGATCACCGGCACCAGCACTCGTGCGGAGTTCCCGCTCGCCTCGTGA
- a CDS encoding asparaginase, with protein sequence MSSTPATPTPRVVVFGLGGTIAMTSSTGGGAVSPALTAQQLVDAVPGLADARIAVDVVDFRRRPGASLTVADLTELHTAATRALADGAAGVVVTQGTDTIEETAYLLDLLHHRPEPIVVTGAMRNPTLAGADGPANILAAIHTAASPQARDQGCLVAFADEIHAARWVTKTHSTSGATFRSLDTGPLGYVLEGTVRMLNRLPHRLTIPAPHRADTATVALHTVTLDDDPTLLDAIRRHCDGLVVAGFGVGHVPEPLVDTLTALAGRIPVVLASRTPAGPTLTRTYGFPGSEQDLIGRGLIPVGWLHPYKARILLRALLAADASPHDIVAAVAAAGGIIELTAWPWTTTATSDGRPGTSPTDG encoded by the coding sequence GTGTCCTCAACTCCGGCTACGCCCACGCCACGGGTGGTGGTGTTCGGCCTCGGCGGCACCATCGCCATGACCAGCAGCACCGGTGGCGGCGCGGTCAGTCCCGCCCTGACCGCCCAGCAACTCGTCGACGCCGTACCCGGGCTCGCGGACGCCCGGATCGCGGTCGACGTCGTCGACTTCCGCCGCCGCCCCGGCGCAAGCCTCACCGTCGCCGACCTCACCGAGCTGCACACAGCCGCGACGCGCGCCTTGGCCGACGGCGCGGCCGGTGTCGTCGTCACCCAGGGCACCGACACCATCGAGGAAACCGCCTACCTGCTCGACCTGCTCCACCACCGCCCCGAACCGATCGTGGTCACCGGCGCGATGCGTAACCCCACCCTCGCCGGCGCCGACGGCCCCGCGAACATCCTCGCCGCCATCCACACCGCCGCCTCCCCACAGGCGCGGGACCAGGGCTGCCTCGTCGCCTTCGCCGACGAGATCCACGCCGCACGTTGGGTGACGAAGACCCACTCCACCAGCGGCGCGACCTTTCGCTCCCTCGACACCGGCCCCCTCGGCTACGTCCTCGAAGGCACCGTACGGATGCTCAACCGGCTGCCCCACCGGCTGACCATCCCCGCCCCGCACCGGGCAGACACCGCGACCGTCGCCCTGCACACCGTCACCCTCGACGACGACCCCACGCTCCTCGACGCCATCAGACGGCACTGCGACGGACTCGTTGTCGCCGGATTCGGCGTCGGCCACGTCCCCGAACCACTCGTCGACACCCTCACCGCCCTCGCCGGACGAATCCCCGTCGTCCTCGCCTCCCGCACCCCCGCCGGACCGACCCTGACCCGCACCTACGGCTTCCCCGGCTCCGAGCAGGACCTCATCGGTCGCGGTCTCATCCCTGTCGGCTGGCTCCACCCCTACAAGGCCCGCATCCTGCTTCGTGCCTTGCTCGCCGCCGACGCGAGCCCGCACGACATCGTGGCCGCGGTCGCCGCAGCCGGTGGAATCATCGAACTCACCGCCTGGCCCTGGACCACCACCGCCACCAGCGACGGCCGGCCGGGAACGAGCCCGACGGATGGGTAG
- a CDS encoding VOC family protein, producing the protein MKLGHVIYKVNDLDRAVEEYTAKGFMVEYGKAKNPYNALIYFAEGPYFELLGSTGMPGFAKRLLRLFGKHAFVDRLDAWDRAEEGFIGLGLENDRLEVDQEQKILDEAKVTYLKGRSGRTDPKGRKIRFRGIFPDDMQLPVLGSAFNVNVRPSGGYVHPNGVKAIKSVAFGTREELIPVIRRLCDDEGLTLFMGQGVKDVEFEYADTTADPEKK; encoded by the coding sequence ATGAAGCTGGGTCATGTCATCTACAAGGTGAACGACCTCGATCGGGCGGTCGAGGAGTACACCGCAAAGGGCTTCATGGTCGAGTACGGCAAGGCGAAGAACCCCTACAACGCGCTGATCTACTTCGCCGAGGGACCCTACTTCGAGCTGCTCGGGTCTACCGGCATGCCTGGGTTCGCCAAGCGGCTGTTGAGGCTCTTCGGGAAGCACGCCTTCGTCGACCGGCTGGATGCCTGGGACCGGGCAGAGGAAGGCTTCATCGGACTGGGCCTCGAGAATGACCGGCTGGAAGTCGACCAGGAACAGAAGATCCTCGATGAGGCGAAGGTGACCTACCTCAAGGGCAGGTCGGGCAGAACTGACCCGAAGGGTCGAAAGATCCGGTTCCGTGGCATCTTTCCGGACGACATGCAGCTCCCGGTGTTGGGCAGCGCCTTCAACGTGAACGTGCGCCCCTCCGGGGGATACGTGCACCCCAACGGCGTCAAGGCAATCAAGAGCGTCGCCTTCGGCACCCGGGAGGAGCTCATCCCCGTCATTCGCAGGCTATGTGACGACGAGGGGCTGACCCTGTTCATGGGGCAAGGCGTCAAGGACGTCGAGTTCGAGTACGCGGACACGACGGCCGACCCCGAAAAGAAATGA
- a CDS encoding type II toxin-antitoxin system RelE/ParE family toxin, with product MQLDTKAAKLLRKLDRPVQSRLVAAIAALSIDPRPHGVKALTGHPGLLRIRVGDYRVVYQIDDGKLIVLVVHLGHRSDVYDLL from the coding sequence ATCCAGCTCGATACGAAAGCTGCCAAGCTGCTGCGCAAGCTGGACCGACCCGTCCAGTCCCGACTTGTCGCCGCCATCGCCGCCCTCAGCATCGATCCACGACCACACGGGGTCAAAGCCCTGACAGGACACCCTGGGCTCCTGCGAATCCGCGTCGGCGACTACCGGGTGGTCTACCAGATCGACGATGGCAAGCTGATCGTTCTCGTGGTGCACCTCGGCCATCGCAGCGACGTCTACGACCTGCTGTAG
- a CDS encoding type II toxin-antitoxin system prevent-host-death family antitoxin: protein MTAEPIRPEQELSISAARDELADIVSRAHYSGRITYVTRRGQRLAAIVPADLAEAIERAEDAADVAAAREALARIDAGEKPVSLAELRAELGL, encoded by the coding sequence GTGACCGCAGAACCGATCAGACCCGAGCAGGAGCTGAGCATCTCGGCCGCCCGAGATGAGCTCGCCGACATCGTGTCCCGCGCCCACTACAGCGGCCGGATCACCTACGTCACTCGACGGGGTCAACGACTCGCCGCGATCGTCCCTGCCGACCTGGCCGAGGCGATCGAGCGTGCCGAGGACGCCGCCGACGTCGCGGCCGCCCGCGAGGCGCTGGCCCGCATCGATGCGGGCGAGAAGCCCGTCTCGCTGGCAGAGCTTCGTGCCGAGCTCGGGTTGTGA
- a CDS encoding CYTH domain-containing protein, with the protein MREVEVKYRVQDREALLVALTARGIEPGPPVVQDDQAYAPTTWSYGDSKTGVPFVRLRTVDGRHTFTLKRPVDNALAGDEYETAVTDRGQMHAAILAMGFRPTVRIAKVRRTADLPDGELCVDDVAGLGTFLEVERIVPEGVPGVAVQAELAAFVASLGLAAIRTEETYDSLVRGATFRRQAVVGREQA; encoded by the coding sequence GTGCGTGAGGTCGAGGTCAAGTACCGCGTCCAGGACCGGGAAGCGCTGCTCGTCGCGCTCACGGCGCGCGGCATCGAGCCCGGTCCGCCGGTCGTCCAGGACGATCAGGCGTACGCCCCGACCACCTGGTCGTACGGCGACAGCAAGACCGGCGTCCCCTTCGTACGGTTACGGACCGTCGACGGCCGGCACACCTTCACCCTGAAACGTCCAGTCGACAACGCGCTCGCCGGCGACGAGTACGAGACGGCGGTCACCGACCGCGGTCAGATGCACGCCGCCATCCTGGCGATGGGCTTCCGTCCGACCGTACGGATCGCGAAAGTACGCCGTACCGCCGATTTGCCCGACGGTGAGCTCTGCGTCGACGACGTCGCCGGCCTCGGCACGTTCCTTGAGGTGGAACGCATCGTCCCCGAGGGCGTGCCCGGCGTGGCGGTGCAGGCCGAGTTGGCGGCGTTCGTCGCGTCACTCGGCCTCGCGGCGATCCGCACCGAGGAGACGTACGACTCGCTTGTCCGCGGGGCGACCTTCCGGCGGCAGGCTGTCGTCGGCAGAGAGCAGGCTTAG
- a CDS encoding ricin-type beta-trefoil lectin domain protein, whose protein sequence is MSRVRNWSIGTGEMVRRPLRLLAMMLVAVCAAAISVVAAQAPAQAVPGQNYLRNWSTGRCLDANDRGQMYTLPCSMPVGSNRYQLWRPIDQGSWDGHDLVMLQHVKTGYCVQVNTGGGAGLSECNSAKSTQWEVVGGRDWYKVALKNRFSDLCLDGNSQGAVYGYGCIAGNGYQQWRLGY, encoded by the coding sequence GTGTCTCGAGTCCGAAATTGGTCGATCGGCACCGGGGAAATGGTTCGCCGGCCACTGCGGCTGCTGGCCATGATGCTCGTCGCGGTGTGCGCGGCGGCGATCTCGGTGGTGGCGGCGCAAGCACCGGCACAGGCCGTACCTGGGCAGAACTATCTACGCAACTGGAGCACCGGCAGGTGCCTGGACGCGAACGACCGGGGGCAGATGTACACCCTGCCGTGCAGCATGCCGGTCGGCTCGAACCGCTATCAGCTCTGGCGGCCGATCGATCAAGGCAGCTGGGACGGCCACGATCTGGTGATGCTGCAGCACGTCAAGACCGGCTACTGCGTCCAGGTCAATACGGGCGGTGGAGCCGGGCTGAGTGAGTGCAACTCGGCGAAGAGCACCCAGTGGGAGGTGGTCGGTGGCCGAGACTGGTACAAGGTGGCACTGAAGAACAGGTTCAGCGACCTGTGCCTGGACGGCAACTCCCAAGGTGCCGTTTACGGGTACGGATGCATCGCGGGGAACGGCTACCAGCAATGGCGGCTGGGCTACTAG
- a CDS encoding polysaccharide lyase family 7 protein gives MGADRRPTPSPSPERPQPAMTTHRTQRLVTALLATTVVLAASLLTPGGVATAAAPCDYPAQQLNLTNWKVTLPTGSSGSPTEIKQPQLKTYSANPWFTVNSACTGVQFRSPVNGVTTPNSSYARSELREMASNGTANASWSATSGTRTMTFRLAFNKLPNDKAHVVGAQIHDGDDDVTVFRLEGTNLYVTKGNTTNHKLITSSYKLHTVFEGKFVVSGGQIKVYYNGALQTTISHTASGNYFKAGAYTQANCGNSSPCSSSNYGQTSLYKLLVTHS, from the coding sequence ATGGGTGCCGATCGCCGTCCGACGCCATCACCATCACCCGAAAGGCCTCAACCCGCGATGACAACGCACCGCACACAGCGACTCGTGACCGCATTGCTGGCGACCACAGTCGTCCTGGCAGCCTCCCTCCTCACCCCGGGAGGCGTCGCCACCGCCGCCGCCCCGTGCGACTACCCGGCCCAACAGCTCAACCTGACGAACTGGAAGGTCACGTTGCCGACCGGTTCATCCGGATCCCCGACCGAGATCAAGCAACCGCAGCTCAAGACCTACTCGGCCAATCCGTGGTTCACGGTCAACTCCGCCTGCACCGGAGTTCAGTTCCGATCCCCGGTCAACGGAGTGACCACGCCCAACTCGAGTTACGCGCGCTCCGAGCTTCGCGAGATGGCCAGCAACGGCACCGCGAATGCCTCCTGGTCGGCGACCTCGGGCACCCGCACCATGACCTTCCGGCTCGCGTTCAACAAGCTCCCGAACGACAAGGCACACGTCGTCGGAGCCCAGATCCACGACGGCGACGACGACGTCACCGTCTTCCGCCTGGAAGGCACCAACCTGTACGTCACCAAAGGAAACACCACTAATCACAAGCTGATCACCAGCAGCTACAAGCTGCACACAGTCTTCGAAGGCAAGTTCGTGGTCAGTGGCGGTCAGATCAAGGTGTACTACAACGGCGCCCTGCAGACGACCATCTCGCACACCGCGTCCGGCAACTATTTCAAGGCCGGCGCCTACACCCAGGCCAACTGCGGCAACTCTTCCCCGTGCAGCAGCTCGAACTACGGTCAGACAAGCCTGTACAAACTACTCGTCACGCACTCCTGA